One window of the Salvelinus alpinus chromosome 13, SLU_Salpinus.1, whole genome shotgun sequence genome contains the following:
- the cenatac gene encoding centrosomal AT-AC splicing factor isoform X1, giving the protein MGAFYCAICRQTSFSGKAHIFGKSHQSKLKVVLVKFLEKVKEARRTIKSPQVERFDCTQHKRKCWCYCCGLEVERDVTDGDITVLFGGLLEHMARPDHRKSTHTFWWENKADPKLRDKFIITENEMERFKTEVAKALGSFEEKEDELIKQQATHIRAQEQHRQEVLQSLIEPKAELELSNTEGPCNSVDEASSSSHFRAPGSDEQARSGRVDQMVARQWAGPGQGLTFIGYQDSSNSGNIHTGAIPPWLQEDSQEGRSGTMEQEIGPSLQDFLKQKEQEKLKKLPPNRVGANFDHSSQTDANWLPSFGRVWNSGRRWQSRHQFREEEGQTNRQKRKRDQGTKKPKPPEQQ; this is encoded by the exons ATGGGTGCATTTTACTGTGCGATATGTAGGCAAACATCTTTCTCCGGAAAAGCACACATCTTCGGGAAAAGTCACCAGAGCAAACTCAAAGTGGTCCTTGTTAAATTCCTTGAGAAG GTGAAAGAAGCGCGTCGAACGATAAAAAGTCCCCAGGTGGAGAGGTTCGATTGCACTCAGCACAAACGCAAATGTTGGTGTTACTGCTGCGGCCTCGAGGTGGAGAGAGACGTCACTGATGGCGACATCACTGTGTTGTTCGGGGGCTTGTTGGAACACATGGCCAG GCCTGACCACAGGAAAAGCACCCACACATTCTGGTGGGAGAACAAAGCTGACCCCAAACTGAGGGACAAGTTTATAATCACAGAAAATGAAATGGAGAG ATTTAAAACAGAGGTGGCAAAAGCTTTAGGCTCATTtgaggagaaggaggatgagCTTATCAAGCAG CAAGCCACTCATATCCGAGCTCAGGAACAGCATCGCCAGGAGGTCCTTCAGTCTCTCATAGAG CCTAAGGCAGAGCTGGAGCTATCGAACACAGAGGGCCCTTGCAACTCAGTGGATGAGGCTTCCAG TAGCTCTCACTTCAGGGCCCCTGGATCCGATGAGCAGGCCAGGTCTGGTCGGGTTGACCAAATGGTGGCCAGGCAGTGGGCGGGCCCTGGACAGGGCCTGACCTTCATTGGCTACCAG GATTCTTCCAACAGTGGAAATATTCACACAG GAGCCATCCCTCCATGGTTACAGGAGGACTCCCAGGAGGGCAGGTCTGGGACAATGGAGCAGGAGATCGGTCCATCACTCCAGGACTTCCTCAAACAGA AGGAGCAGGAGAAGCTGAAGAAACTCCCCCCTAACCGGGTGGGGGCCAACTTTGACCATAGCTCCCAGACCGATGCCAACTGGCTGCCCTCTTTCGGCCGGGTGTGGAACAGTGGACGCCGCTGGCAATCCAG GCACCAgttcagagaggaagagggacagacCAACAGACAAAAGAGAAAGCGGGATCAGGGAACAAAGAAACCCAAACCGCCTGAACAACAGTGA
- the cenatac gene encoding centrosomal AT-AC splicing factor isoform X2, whose protein sequence is MGAFYCAICRQTSFSGKAHIFGKSHQSKLKVVLVKFLEKVKEARRTIKSPQVERFDCTQHKRKCWCYCCGLEVERDVTDGDITVLFGGLLEHMARPDHRKSTHTFWWENKADPKLRDKFIITENEMERFKTEVAKALGSFEEKEDELIKQQATHIRAQEQHRQEVLQSLIEPKAELELSNTEGPCNSVDEASSSHFRAPGSDEQARSGRVDQMVARQWAGPGQGLTFIGYQDSSNSGNIHTGAIPPWLQEDSQEGRSGTMEQEIGPSLQDFLKQKEQEKLKKLPPNRVGANFDHSSQTDANWLPSFGRVWNSGRRWQSRHQFREEEGQTNRQKRKRDQGTKKPKPPEQQ, encoded by the exons ATGGGTGCATTTTACTGTGCGATATGTAGGCAAACATCTTTCTCCGGAAAAGCACACATCTTCGGGAAAAGTCACCAGAGCAAACTCAAAGTGGTCCTTGTTAAATTCCTTGAGAAG GTGAAAGAAGCGCGTCGAACGATAAAAAGTCCCCAGGTGGAGAGGTTCGATTGCACTCAGCACAAACGCAAATGTTGGTGTTACTGCTGCGGCCTCGAGGTGGAGAGAGACGTCACTGATGGCGACATCACTGTGTTGTTCGGGGGCTTGTTGGAACACATGGCCAG GCCTGACCACAGGAAAAGCACCCACACATTCTGGTGGGAGAACAAAGCTGACCCCAAACTGAGGGACAAGTTTATAATCACAGAAAATGAAATGGAGAG ATTTAAAACAGAGGTGGCAAAAGCTTTAGGCTCATTtgaggagaaggaggatgagCTTATCAAGCAG CAAGCCACTCATATCCGAGCTCAGGAACAGCATCGCCAGGAGGTCCTTCAGTCTCTCATAGAG CCTAAGGCAGAGCTGGAGCTATCGAACACAGAGGGCCCTTGCAACTCAGTGGATGAGGCTTCCAG CTCTCACTTCAGGGCCCCTGGATCCGATGAGCAGGCCAGGTCTGGTCGGGTTGACCAAATGGTGGCCAGGCAGTGGGCGGGCCCTGGACAGGGCCTGACCTTCATTGGCTACCAG GATTCTTCCAACAGTGGAAATATTCACACAG GAGCCATCCCTCCATGGTTACAGGAGGACTCCCAGGAGGGCAGGTCTGGGACAATGGAGCAGGAGATCGGTCCATCACTCCAGGACTTCCTCAAACAGA AGGAGCAGGAGAAGCTGAAGAAACTCCCCCCTAACCGGGTGGGGGCCAACTTTGACCATAGCTCCCAGACCGATGCCAACTGGCTGCCCTCTTTCGGCCGGGTGTGGAACAGTGGACGCCGCTGGCAATCCAG GCACCAgttcagagaggaagagggacagacCAACAGACAAAAGAGAAAGCGGGATCAGGGAACAAAGAAACCCAAACCGCCTGAACAACAGTGA
- the cenatac gene encoding centrosomal AT-AC splicing factor isoform X3, producing MGAFYCAICRQTSFSGKAHIFGKSHQSKLKVVLVKFLEKVKEARRTIKSPQVERFDCTQHKRKCWCYCCGLEVERDVTDGDITVLFGGLLEHMARPDHRKSTHTFWWENKADPKLRDKFIITENEMERFKTEVAKALGSFEEKEDELIKQQATHIRAQEQHRQEVLQSLIEVCLPRMQQQYPYRCDLLSLINSSHFRAPGSDEQARSGRVDQMVARQWAGPGQGLTFIGYQDSSNSGNIHTGAIPPWLQEDSQEGRSGTMEQEIGPSLQDFLKQKEQEKLKKLPPNRVGANFDHSSQTDANWLPSFGRVWNSGRRWQSRHQFREEEGQTNRQKRKRDQGTKKPKPPEQQ from the exons ATGGGTGCATTTTACTGTGCGATATGTAGGCAAACATCTTTCTCCGGAAAAGCACACATCTTCGGGAAAAGTCACCAGAGCAAACTCAAAGTGGTCCTTGTTAAATTCCTTGAGAAG GTGAAAGAAGCGCGTCGAACGATAAAAAGTCCCCAGGTGGAGAGGTTCGATTGCACTCAGCACAAACGCAAATGTTGGTGTTACTGCTGCGGCCTCGAGGTGGAGAGAGACGTCACTGATGGCGACATCACTGTGTTGTTCGGGGGCTTGTTGGAACACATGGCCAG GCCTGACCACAGGAAAAGCACCCACACATTCTGGTGGGAGAACAAAGCTGACCCCAAACTGAGGGACAAGTTTATAATCACAGAAAATGAAATGGAGAG ATTTAAAACAGAGGTGGCAAAAGCTTTAGGCTCATTtgaggagaaggaggatgagCTTATCAAGCAG CAAGCCACTCATATCCGAGCTCAGGAACAGCATCGCCAGGAGGTCCTTCAGTCTCTCATAGAGGTTTGTTTACCCAGGATGCAACAACAGTATCCATATCGCTGTGACCTCCTTAGTTTGATCAA TAGCTCTCACTTCAGGGCCCCTGGATCCGATGAGCAGGCCAGGTCTGGTCGGGTTGACCAAATGGTGGCCAGGCAGTGGGCGGGCCCTGGACAGGGCCTGACCTTCATTGGCTACCAG GATTCTTCCAACAGTGGAAATATTCACACAG GAGCCATCCCTCCATGGTTACAGGAGGACTCCCAGGAGGGCAGGTCTGGGACAATGGAGCAGGAGATCGGTCCATCACTCCAGGACTTCCTCAAACAGA AGGAGCAGGAGAAGCTGAAGAAACTCCCCCCTAACCGGGTGGGGGCCAACTTTGACCATAGCTCCCAGACCGATGCCAACTGGCTGCCCTCTTTCGGCCGGGTGTGGAACAGTGGACGCCGCTGGCAATCCAG GCACCAgttcagagaggaagagggacagacCAACAGACAAAAGAGAAAGCGGGATCAGGGAACAAAGAAACCCAAACCGCCTGAACAACAGTGA